ATTTCTTGCGTTCTGTATAGGAAACAAATGCAGCACCGATTGCCAGAGTTACTGTGAACCGAAAAAGTTTCAACCGCTATATGGGTTTTATATAAAGTCGATATCGGACGAAGGTTACAATCCATAAACTTAATAGGAAACCGTCGGCAATACGATTACAGATCAGGGGAGATGTCGGAGCCCAGCAGGAAGCACCCGTCTGCAACGCCAGACACAATTTCCTGGTTAACCTAATCTATGTTTATCTGTAGATTACAACGCGTGAAATGCATCAGAATTTGATGTCAAGGTAAATCATTTATGTGTcaagaaataacaataataacaagtGTTCTTCATTACAAGATACATTTAGCTAATACCGTTcacatttgaacaattttttaaatcctgTAATATAATTTGTCAGTATatcaattattgtttatttataatgtcCATTTTATATTTGCTCGTTCTTACAGCatcttatgttaatttaattttattatgattaaattgaataaattattattaatttaatttttaatttgtctttaaatccttttcatctgttgcataaatattttacaactttaataCAAGTGTTCTTTATTACAAGATACATTTAGCTAATACCGTTCAAATTTGAACAATTCTTTAAATTCTGTAACATAATTTGtcagtttattaattattgtttatttataatgcctattttatatttatttgttcttaCAGCatcttatgttaatttaatttaattatgattaaattgaataaattattattaatttaatttttaatttgtgtttaaATTCTTGTCATCtgttgcataaatattttacaactttaataCAAGTGTTCTTTATTAGAAGATATATTTATCTAATACCGTTCACATGAACAATTCTTCAAATCCTATAATACATACAATTTGTCAgcatattaattgttttttttttttatttataatgccCATTTATATTTGCTCATCCTTAcagcatattatgttaatttaatttaattacaattaaattaaataaattactattaatttaatttttaatttgtctttaTACTCTTTTCATCtgttgcataaatattttataactttaatacatgcataattatatgcacattttctataatttgaatattaatttgtacGTATTCCGCTGCTGTTATCTATAATTGAATTCTGCATAATCTACATATAGTGcgttaaatttgcaattaaagcgTTGCGCGGATATTTGGATTTCTCACGAGCTTGTTACAATGTCACTAAAATTCCATGGCGCTTACTCTCCCGTTGTTACGAGCGCCCTAGCAAATCTTATAAACTCGTGTAACGTCCTGCAGCGTCTTACAAGGTCTTCACATAATCTCGCTGCATCTTCATTTCTTGCGTCTGCTCTGCTAAAATTTATAGCGACGCGCTCTCGTTGGACGTTCGCGATTGTCGCGGGTTTAAAGTGAGCGGCGATGCTCGCGAGAACAAATGCATTCTCGGGGTTTGTTTGCTCGTTTACTTCAAAACGCGTCCATTAAGGGCGGGCTGAATAGCCGTGCCAAGAGACGAGGAACTTTCCCTGGGCAAATCGTTCGTCATAAATTTGTCCGCTCTTGCCGCCGCACTTTTGCACCCGGTGGAACATCCCGATGCAGAAAACTCGACGATAAGCTCGCCATATTCAAATATTTCCCGTTAGTCTTGGCGAATCGAACGAAGACTAACGAGAGCCCCTGCGTCGCCGCGTCCTCCGCGTTCGCGAACCCCGGCCGATATCTCGCGATCATTCTGTTCTTGTTTTAGCGACTTCTGAATCTCGAAGTACCGGTAGCGAGAGCAGTTGTTCTTGTCAAAGACTTCAAAATCGTACCGGGATTTTATACCGGCTGGAGGGATGCCCGACGATTTGTCGCTGTCACCGAGAAAGAATCGCGACAAAAAAGTTTGAGAGATTGTCGGGATTATTTGGAGGACGATGAGCGATATTCAAGGAGATAGTTGGAGAACGAGTGCGGCTGTTGAATTTTGTGGGAATTTTCTGCATGTGACTGATGGAGTTTTAAAAATCGTATGAACGGGGAAGGTTCGATCGTTACTATTCCACGTCGCATTCTGATGATATATGTGCTTGGGTATCTTCTTGTACaatcaacattttattatatgtataggacGTTCTATAATATGATTATGCGATCAATAATGTATTGTTcgacatattttttacatattatagcttttgaaaatcttttaacctaatatttctcttttatacttttaaacattattttattggcTAAAATTTGTGGCATGTTACTGGTATAGTATTTCTGCCcctttttaaaccgtttttcgTAACCGATCTTTCAAAATCGTGCCGTAACTGTTAATATGTGGGTATATAAATGTTCGATTAAATTTTGAGAGAACAgttgtagaaaaatttaataaaagagaacTCTGCCGATCTCATGTCAataatttcaattcattttgCGTATATATTTCTGTATGTACATTTCCATGTATCtacatagtaaaaaataaaatgtaattttaacatttttgcatgTCCCAGAAAgcccactctaaattttaagttaaaataactcaaaagttcagttaaaattacttaaaacaagagttattttaacttaacttttgagttactTTAACTctctgggacattttattttttactgtgtatataaatatattcaaacaaCATTGAAGTAATTAGAATACTAGCGCTTGTCGCGCACTGTCGGTCTCAATTCTCTGACTCTCAGCGCGAATACACAGAATAAAGGGATTAATCCGTAATGTCACGAGCACATACCAAATTCAATTAAACGAAGGCAATCCGCAAAGGTTCTCAGATAACTCGGAATCTTAGGTGTTGACGTCCACATTCTCTGTTGTATTTGATTCATCTCCTTTATCTTGATTTTATTTCTCTTGCTTCTTTGTCGTGAACTCGACTACAGCTTGATAATTCCATCGTGAATTTGTGTTTATGGTGGAATTGACATAAATCTCTCTTGCAGTTAATTTAGCTTCCATTAACAATAACTTTCGTATTCCTGTAATGCACATTTGTGTCTACATTTGTTCCAAACTTTGTAAttttgtgtgtatatgtgtaataacaattaaaaaaatgttattttatatgatGCGGCTGTACCATATTTTCTTTTCAAGACTGTTGCGTTTAGCGATTACGTCTGTAAAGGCAAAGAAGATTTTGCAGTTAGAACAATATCAAGTCCGGCCGTGCGTAACTTGTTTTTTTCGCTCTTCCTCTCCGCATatcataaacttttattatcttttccCATATATCGTAAACTTCTATTAGCTTCCCTGAAATTCCACCGTTTTCTACATTATTCTATTTCGCAAGAATTAAAAGAGCTTGTAGGGATATTGCTCGGATAGAGGCTAAAAATGAGAACAGATTTAATAGGGTGAATTAAATAATCGAAAACCCCGGCGAATTCACGATGAGTTCTATCGGCAGGATGAGATTTCTGTTAGCGGTCATCCATGAATGGTGCTGCTGGTGTTGGTCGTTCGCGTGGAGGGCCGATATGTGTCCCCGCAGCGAACATGTACGTGCGGACGATTGTATGCGGCCGTACGTGCTTGAACCTGGTCACCTCAAGGAAAATTACCTCCAGGAATTTACCACGATTTCCGTGTACGTTTCGTGGCGATATAGTGTGACGTAGACCTGCTGAACTTTTCCTAAGCGCGATCGAAATGGGATCTCTCGAGTCGCGCCAATTTTGACGGTATATCGAACCCCTTTGCGCGCtgataaatacaatttaacttCCTTAGCCTCGTTGATAACGACGgcacaaaatttgttaattacaaaTGTTTACCGTCGTCTAATTACCTTTATCggtatttttatattctgtattttatattcctattttgaatttaataatctacttgttattaataaagctactttttttgttttatttaaacgttcgaatattctcttttttttaaatttcatcatttaaattttatatttctctttgcaCGAATGAAATATGGACGAAATTTCGACGTGTACGggaattactaaatattttttatcaaattttcatgaaaaaagaCCGATATAATTGCGatatcgatataattttttgtgtattccgtgtacatatattttttagttattaaaattttaattatcgatACGTGATCTTGTGAAACTAATTTCATACGtacatattgttaaatttaataacctTCCATCGTACACAATCTCTCATAAAAATTGGATACATGATCACAGAGCGAAGAACAGGAATCGTTCCGCGTGGTCGTTATTATGGTTTCATCGAACATATATACAAAATTCacgttacatatatattattacggATAACGAAGTACCATCGATCCCGAAAGCGGcgaaaatgatttaataaatcgTCCGCTTCTCTCTCGTCTCGGAAAACCTCGGCCCGTAGCTCGGCTTGCAGATGCCCTGCCCAATGCGCGTCTCTCATACGCGTGCAAATGCTGGATATTTCGGGATAACAAGATCATAGCGAGCCGCAGGCAGTAACAAGATCCGTCGAAGTAGCGCATCGTATATCAAAAGATAGCCTTCGTTATTTCAACCGCGAGGTTTTTACTCTCCGAAACAACGGAGAGGAAGTCTCCATTCTAATTCATTTCGTCAAGTCGACTGCTTCGAGCTTGGAAAACGATTGTTTTTGCAAAACACTGTTCTCATTCAtcacatttaaattatatttaaatatttgacagAATTGTCGCGTTTCCTTTTGCATCGTCGATTTTCAACCTTTTTCTTTCTCCCCGTCTCCCTTCTTCCACCTTGATTATACCCGCATTGTTACGCGTTCGCTTTCACGGCATGCTCTTCGTCACGTGTTTTGAAGTACTAAATATGTTATGTAATCGACGTGGTCACTTCCATTATATTCCATAATTCTATTTTGCCTCTTTTGTTGCCGTTCAATTACCGCGGCTTTGTTATACAGCCTCATTCATGATCTCCTTTGTAATTCGTGCCGCAACGAGCCGCTGTCTCTGCTTACACGACTGTAAAAAGCGTACGATCAGGTGCGCGCAATTCAAAATCTACGCGCTCGCGAGTTTGGTGAGACTACTGGCGACGTGCCGATAATCAAGAACCGAAATACGTAATCCTCTGGGCGCAGCTCATGACGCGTACCGGCGGTCCTCGAGCAAAGCATAAATCACAATGCGACGAACATTCGTTATATGGCATGCGGACCATGAAATATGCGGACACTGTCTGTCCGCCGGCAATAGATGCGTGATGTGTGAGTGCGTATTTGTGTATAGCGCCGCGCTAGGTGCGTGATCCGGCACGCAATCTAGTGCGCTGGCGAAGTACGCCTCGCACCGCGAGAGCTAAATTCGTCCGATTGGATTCGGAATTATTCAGAGAGATGGGCGAGTATGTGCCTGGCGAACCAAGATCCGTCATGTGATCACCACTATCAAGTTTTAGCGATTTGAAGCGTGCCTTGCCGAGATAACTCAAGCGCCCTTTGTCGTGGCCGTTTGTCCCTCCATCGACCGGCAGTCTCGTGTATCGGAATACCGTGTGGCGTATCGTAATGCGAGCAGTAGTGCGCCTGTCAGAGATGGAAAGGTTAAATGATAGCTGACATCCACTCTCCGGTCTAGAATTACAAGCGTACTTACTCGCCGTCTACTATCCCCCGAATTATCGCCCAGTTAAATAGAAACAGACAAGATCATTATATATAAACTGTAATTAAATAGCGATTACGGTTTCAAGACTAAATTGAATGCTGATAATTGCGCCAATATAGCCATCGCGGTTATTAGAGTGTCAGATAATATATTAGTGACAAACATCATTAACTGCAATACGTACACTCGTACAGAATTGATAAATCGGATACCAGTAATTCTGAAAATTATTGCAtctgtttaaaaaatcttactctttaattaaaaaattctcgagACTCACTATATATTTTACCACTGTCTTTTTATATCTGGACTTACAATCGGCATACTAAAGGTGACTTCGTTTAAAAAAGCGAAACGTTcgattttataactttattttatcaatttgtaatttttttttattttgccatTATTGCTTACTGTGCCAACTTTGGGActtaatttctcaaatttttttttttttattaaatcgcgTAAACATTAATTATCATAAAGTACGagataatattatagaaattgcCACGCCGTCAGTTAgaagatattttctaatttgtattcaagttttttaaaatttgatttttagcttttgtttaagaaatgtgTTACCCGAAAGCAAAGTGATatgccattatatatatattgatgaCTTCCTCTACATTAACCGAAGTCTCTCGTCGCGCGTGTGGtagaaattagaaatttctGTTGACGAGTAACACGAAAAGCACATTAAGGGCCTGTAGTAAAATTATGAAGTGCGCGCGGTTCTCTCTTCGAAAATCTTAACGTACCAActccaattttattttcttcttttatcgcCACTTACATGCGACTTACGTTCTTTTCGAGGTTCACGGAAAAGTTTGCACGCGGAGGTTCTGACGCGCGGTTGAGCGCTCGGTCATAATGAGATTTCGGGTGAACAATAGCGTCGTCATTTCCCTAATGCAATTCGgcacttaaatattttaataaaattccctctcccctccccccacccTGTGCGCGGCGGAATCTTTACTTAATCCGCCCATTCCGTGTTCCCGCTTTCTTTTCTGCttctttctcaattttttattcgatgACTTTTTACGCTACGCTAACTGGCAACAAGTTATCGGATTGACTACAATTTTCAAGTTGGCTCATACGATTGCGCCCTTAAATTGAAATGTTTGTAACTTTGAGATAGGTGATAACGGAAAGTCGattcattattcatataatCTGGATAATTTCGAAAGATAATAAAAGTTAGGGAAGAGTTGTTTTAAATGCGCAcatggaaaaaacaattttgctgaagtacggatctgaaaataattgtgtcgAACCATTacggtaaaaaaattgtatcgaacGTTTAGCTTTGTTGCTAGAACGTTAAAATTGTTTGCAGCAACTTTATCATGCTtgggcgtcctacataattattttgatcactcaagataaaattatttccttatctgtatctagctaaatttttagatgctgcaataaaattgttttctccgTTTATCGATTCGATTAAATCGTATCTTATCAGAActtactataaaattaatactattaaacATGTATAAATCACAATACTGtcataaataacaattatataaattattattaaattatgtattagaAATCGATGTCGCAGAGTTATTATAtgctttgttaaaaatattttgattctaTATTGGTTCAAGACCGTGAATTGTacacaacaaattaaatataagatagGCCGAGACGGTCATAGAAAGGTTAttgtgctgaaataatatttcatatatttctatttattttgaacTGTACGCCGTTACTTTCTAAATAGACTGAAATGTATAAATAGACGCGTTTGACAAATAATCATTTGCtttgtattattacaaaacatCGTTTATTATCAGTATgtgttatcattattataaagtcAGTTGTAGAGATAATAGTCGCAGAGTAGTTAAAAGTATTGTTAAGCGTTTcgctttttttacgtttctctCTATAAAATCATCTTTGCATCTTTTTCGAAAACCTCGTACTTTTCTATTGCAAAAAGCAGCGAGAAATGTCAAACGACTCGAGCGTTTCGTTTGCTTCAAGCACGTGcgatttaacttttaaataaattcagttTATGTGCCAATATTTACGTTTTAGTAAACATCAACACATCTTCTTCGACCTTCGTTGAAGATATCTCCGTGGCATAGCTGGTACGAAATATTCAGTAACATACGTTCTCCGACCGTGCGGAAGATACGACACGCGATAAAGCTACGTTaagtgtattaatattatacagtaAATTAAGTGAGGCTGAAAAGTGCAAGTGTAATCAACTTTATCGTAGTCGTTAGTCAGTGGGAAAAGCACACGAGTTTTTACGATTTCActctgttttataaaaataattaacacagAATGGCGAATCTTCCACCATGGCCAGGAACTTCCGATAACTTGGCGTGGCATTTTTTCACGCCAGAAAGCTGGCCCATTGCAAAATGCAATTTGTGTAATATTACTTACTGTAGTGGACGTACAGAAATTTTAGAGACTCATCTGTGGGAAGAGCATccagaaacaataaaaaaaatacaggaAGAAATTCTACCTGCTTGGTTGCCGCAGTATTTCGCCTTCGACGTGAAAGATTGTGAGACAAAGTGCCTTATTAAAGATTGCAGTATTAATGTATTTGACggaataaatcatttaaaaaatcatttgctcACGGAACACAATATAAGTAAGTGAATATTCAAGACTTATATACGTACAAACAGAAATAGCATAAATGTAATGATTCAATTATCGATAGATGAACCCACCGACAATGAAAATATAACTACTGACGATCATGCCGAACGTCCGCAAGCCGCAGAACATCAAAATAGACGAACACAGAATTTCGATAATTTGATATGGCGATACTTTACAGAAGAATGGCCCatttcaaaatgtaatatttgtaacaaCAATTTCCGCGATGCAGAAATAAAGAAGTTAGAAAGGCATCTGCGTCTAGTACATCCGaaaataatcaaagaaatacGAGACGAAATTGAATCTAGCTGGTTGTCGCCGTATTTTGTATATGATAACAGATCTAAGATGAGATGCGTTATTGGAAATTGCGATGAatctatcaatatatttttcggAGTAAATTACTTAAGCAACCATTTACTCACGAAACATAATATAggtaaataaacgtttaaatgctttttttatacacatacatGCTTTTTTATACACAAAGAAATAACAATTGTAGGGACTGAAACACCAATAGCTCAATACCAAGGAAATACAAGCAATGATGATCAAACGCTTGATGAAAGTTCCCAAGATGATCAGACAGAAAAGCCAAAAGTGGTAAATATTGCGATATTAATGTATCTCTTTCTAAGTCGCTCATATACTTTTGGATATAAAATCATCAcgaattaaaatacattaagtatcaaatatttatttgtttatcaaagttaataaaaaatatatgtagacATTATGTTAAACGTTTGACATACGCAATATGTAATTATAGAACTATtcgagttaaataatatttaaaattttttgttgaaatttatacACAGAAATCTAGCAATTCTAATCTTTATCATGCTTTTACgttaagtattaataatatttataaaaatcttttattcaagATATTGATCAAGCAGTTTCGAATTCAAATAGTACCtggagatatatatatatatatatatatatatatatctgattCTTCAGATATTTGGATACTATGAATCCAAGTTTCCCTTCAATAATCAAATAATGAATGCGACTGAAATACAATTACATAATACTAACAAGACtactgcattttttttattttcttaatcttATTTGTGTATGTGTAAATAGGTTCAATTGTAAGTTAGACACAAGGACAATATACGCATATATTCCATTTTGAAAGCATTAGACATTAGGAGGAGTGAGGAGCAACGACtatagttttataaatagaCTGAAAAATGTGAAAACAAGTAATTTTGATGAATAATTTCTTTGCATTGTTACGCAACGTAAAACGATTTTACAAATTGAGAACATTGATCTTTTTACatacaaacatatattttattatttatttcattaattatctttttcaattaccttataaattattgaattttttgaatctCTTCTTTTACATAGTATGTAACATCCGCATTATATACGATATTAAGTAATGTGCGTAGTGTGACAATGTATAAAGAAACTCTAGATTAGGATTAACTTAATAAATAGATCTCTTAATGCGATTTTTATTCTATGCTATtccgtttttattattttatgttctaTTTAATTGAAAGGTGTGCTAGTTTTTATTGTACTccaactttatatttaatattgcgtTATGAGAGAAATAAGAAAgtgaacaatttaaataaaataattttaagatttttacaaacatataatctgatataacattattaataataaatgtttaagctAGGCAATCTGCAAAAgaattttgtgtaaatttttgtttctaaagattacatttttaccaaattttatataaataagcgTCATGAATGTATCAACTCTAGGTTTCTACTTCTTTAATTATCTGAACAgattgtttttatcagtattaataaattgcaatgtttagtttttaagaaataaaggaGAGTTTTGGAAACCTATGTTAATATACTACTTTTctctaattctttatatttaatttataaatttgatacttttaaaGGTACGTGATACAATTTAGAAAACCCACGTAATTTAGACGATCGG
The window above is part of the Solenopsis invicta isolate M01_SB chromosome 8, UNIL_Sinv_3.0, whole genome shotgun sequence genome. Proteins encoded here:
- the LOC105198147 gene encoding uncharacterized protein LOC105198147 produces the protein MANLPPWPGTSDNLAWHFFTPESWPIAKCNLCNITYCSGRTEILETHLWEEHPETIKKIQEEILPAWLPQYFAFDVKDCETKCLIKDCSINVFDGINHLKNHLLTEHNINEPTDNENITTDDHAERPQAAEHQNRRTQNFDNLIWRYFTEEWPISKCNICNNNFRDAEIKKLERHLRLVHPKIIKEIRDEIESSWLSPYFVYDNRSKMRCVIGNCDESINIFFGVNYLSNHLLTKHNIGTETPIAQYQGNTSNDDQTLDESSQDDQTEKPKVVQL